One region of uncultured Sulfurimonas sp. genomic DNA includes:
- the recJ gene encoding single-stranded-DNA-specific exonuclease RecJ, translating into MLNNINTLDKQALFNLLSSRFESEEKKLSQIPNPALLQDAQISAKKIADAIRENKKITLVGDYDVDGVSSTAIMVDFFRQIPYPLDAIIPNRFRDGYGVSPTILQRADADLVITVDNGISAHEAADICKQRGIDLIITDHHTPSETLPDAYSIVDPKLESCEYPFKEICGAQVAWLLLGLVKKELQLSIDMRQFLDILAIAIIADIMPLIDINRTLVKEGLKVLMNSNRPASIIIRDFLNKSNITSEDIAFQIAPRINSAGRLEDAHIALDFFTATNINKAYNQFEILNNLNEMRKETEADATKEAMLDADPDADVIVVARENWHEGVVGIVASRLVDKFGKPAIVLSIKDGIAKGSARSIGEVSIYELIKANEQMLTKFGGHKMAAGLGMLEENIDAFRDAINESAYKLKPEDFIPKDKITGILSSNDIDFELLHLLESFEPFGEANHRPTFLLKDAQVVDIKTIGKDKSHCKITLKQYPQDTKTLELVLFRQVLEMPKSKKLTCSYTVTKNEFNNKVSVQLLLNKLYL; encoded by the coding sequence GTGCTGAATAATATAAACACGTTAGATAAGCAAGCTCTTTTTAACTTGCTATCTTCTCGTTTTGAGAGTGAAGAGAAAAAACTCTCACAAATCCCAAACCCCGCCCTACTCCAAGATGCCCAGATATCTGCAAAAAAAATAGCAGATGCCATAAGAGAAAACAAAAAGATAACTCTTGTTGGAGATTATGATGTTGATGGAGTTAGCTCCACAGCTATTATGGTGGATTTCTTTAGACAAATTCCTTATCCTCTAGATGCTATCATACCAAACCGTTTTAGAGATGGCTATGGTGTAAGTCCTACTATTTTACAAAGAGCAGATGCAGACTTAGTTATCACAGTTGACAATGGCATCTCAGCGCATGAAGCTGCGGATATTTGTAAACAAAGAGGCATCGACCTTATCATCACAGACCATCATACTCCAAGTGAAACTCTCCCAGATGCATACTCCATAGTTGATCCAAAACTTGAGAGTTGTGAATATCCTTTTAAAGAGATATGCGGAGCTCAAGTTGCATGGCTACTTTTAGGTCTTGTTAAAAAAGAGTTACAACTTAGCATCGACATGAGACAATTTTTAGATATCTTAGCTATTGCTATCATTGCAGATATCATGCCACTTATAGATATTAACCGAACTCTTGTAAAAGAGGGGCTTAAAGTTTTGATGAACTCAAATAGACCGGCATCTATAATCATCAGAGACTTTTTAAACAAATCAAACATCACTTCAGAAGATATAGCATTTCAAATAGCTCCACGTATAAACTCCGCAGGAAGACTAGAAGATGCTCATATAGCTTTAGATTTTTTTACGGCTACAAACATCAACAAGGCCTACAATCAGTTTGAAATCCTTAACAATCTAAACGAGATGCGAAAAGAGACTGAAGCAGATGCAACTAAAGAGGCTATGTTAGATGCAGACCCAGATGCTGATGTTATTGTGGTAGCTCGTGAGAATTGGCATGAGGGAGTTGTTGGCATCGTAGCATCTAGACTTGTAGATAAATTTGGCAAGCCTGCAATAGTTTTAAGCATCAAAGACGGCATCGCTAAAGGTAGTGCTAGAAGTATTGGAGAGGTTAGCATCTATGAACTAATAAAGGCAAATGAACAAATGTTAACTAAGTTTGGTGGTCATAAGATGGCAGCTGGATTAGGTATGCTTGAAGAAAATATAGATGCCTTTAGAGATGCTATAAACGAGAGTGCTTATAAGCTCAAGCCTGAAGACTTTATACCAAAAGATAAGATAACTGGCATCTTATCTAGCAATGATATAGACTTTGAACTCTTACATCTATTAGAGAGTTTTGAACCCTTTGGAGAAGCAAATCATCGTCCAACTTTCTTGCTCAAAGATGCACAAGTTGTAGATATAAAAACTATAGGAAAAGATAAATCTCACTGTAAAATAACTTTAAAACAATATCCTCAAGATACAAAGACTTTAGAACTTGTTCTTTTTAGACAAGTTTTAGAAATGCCAAAGAGTAAAAAACTCACTTGTAGCTACACAGTTACCAAGAATGAGTTTAACAATAAGGTCTCCGTCCAACTCCTCTTAAATAAGCTTTACTTATAA